Proteins from one Comamonas flocculans genomic window:
- a CDS encoding methyl-accepting chemotaxis protein, whose protein sequence is MAAERAEVLKVAGAMQKQRADYDMQGVLRSAQQAFAPAMEKYMAALDMYVQLQITRRDQAVQDTLASRQAAYMLGAGITLVIVLLGLFIAWLAVKSITQPLTRAVGLADTIATGDLTQDVHDDRKDELGQLMRALSAMGAKLRSLVADVRSGVESVSSAASEIAIGNNDLSARTEQTAANLQETAASMEELTATVTQSADTARQANQLAANAVESAQKGGAVVDQVIASMGQITQSSQKISEIISVIDGIAFQTNTLALNAVVEAARAGEQGRGFAVVASEVRALAGRSAEAAKEIKALITTSVENVEASSSQVAQAGESMQEIVQGVRRVSDLIGEITASTSEQRDGISQVNQAVANLDQMTQQNAALVEEASAAAASMSEQATHLSDVVSIFNVGTSAHASTPRVVPAHKPAPATVKARALSAPLPKAVAKPKAVQITAAPTKATSATKPPAAGKDDDWESF, encoded by the coding sequence ATGGCGGCTGAACGCGCCGAAGTGCTCAAGGTCGCTGGCGCAATGCAAAAGCAGCGCGCCGACTACGACATGCAGGGCGTGCTGCGCTCGGCGCAACAGGCGTTCGCACCGGCCATGGAAAAATACATGGCGGCGCTGGACATGTACGTGCAGCTGCAGATCACGCGCCGTGACCAGGCGGTGCAGGACACGCTCGCGAGCCGTCAGGCGGCCTACATGCTGGGCGCGGGAATCACCTTGGTGATCGTGCTGCTGGGCTTGTTCATCGCGTGGCTCGCCGTCAAAAGCATCACCCAGCCCTTGACGCGCGCCGTTGGTCTGGCCGACACGATCGCAACAGGCGACCTGACGCAGGACGTGCACGACGATCGCAAGGACGAGCTCGGCCAGTTGATGCGCGCACTCTCGGCCATGGGCGCCAAACTGCGCTCGCTGGTCGCCGACGTGCGCTCGGGCGTGGAATCGGTCTCATCGGCCGCAAGCGAGATCGCTATCGGCAACAACGACTTGTCGGCGCGTACGGAGCAGACCGCGGCCAACCTGCAAGAGACGGCAGCCAGCATGGAAGAGCTCACCGCCACCGTCACGCAAAGCGCGGACACGGCGCGCCAGGCCAACCAGCTGGCCGCCAACGCCGTCGAGTCGGCGCAGAAGGGCGGCGCGGTGGTCGACCAGGTGATTGCGAGTATGGGGCAGATCACGCAGTCCAGCCAAAAGATCAGCGAAATCATTTCGGTGATTGATGGCATCGCCTTTCAGACCAACACCCTTGCGCTCAATGCGGTCGTCGAAGCGGCGCGAGCGGGCGAGCAAGGCCGCGGCTTTGCGGTGGTAGCCAGCGAGGTGCGCGCCTTGGCCGGGCGCAGCGCCGAAGCGGCCAAGGAAATCAAGGCCTTGATTACCACCAGCGTGGAAAACGTGGAGGCAAGCAGCAGTCAAGTTGCGCAGGCGGGCGAGAGCATGCAGGAGATCGTGCAGGGCGTGCGCCGGGTGAGCGACCTGATCGGCGAGATCACTGCGTCCACCAGCGAGCAGCGTGACGGCATCAGCCAGGTCAACCAGGCGGTGGCCAACCTCGACCAGATGACGCAGCAAAACGCCGCGCTGGTCGAGGAAGCGAGTGCGGCGGCTGCTTCGATGAGCGAGCAGGCCACGCACCTGTCTGACGTGGTATCCATCTTCAATGTGGGAACCAGCGCCCACGCCAGCACACCGCGCGTAGTGCCTGCCCACAAACCTGCGCCTGCCACCGTCAAGGCCAGGGCCTTGTCAGCGCCCCTGCCCAAGGCAGTGGCCAAGCCCAAGGCAGTTCAGATCACGGCGGCGCCCACGAAGGCCACGAGTGCGACGAAGCCGCCTGCCGCAGGTAAGGACGACGATTGGGAGAGTTTCTGA
- the dinB gene encoding DNA polymerase IV has translation MDAFYASVELLRYPQLRGLPVVIGGAATEQDRARSLAHAGRLHEIPLAAFPRLASYAGRGVITTATYPARAFGIGSAMGMMKAARLCPQALVLPVDFAEYRRWSRRFKEVVVSIAPVMEDRGVDEVYIDLSALPEAQIEGGRVLARRLQQRILEATGLGCSIGVAPNKLIAKMASEFEKPNGIAIVQPEDLQTRIWPLACRKIHGVGPKTDARLQGHGIRTIGELAARPRAWLLAHFGAAHGAWLHDAAWGRDERPVVTESEPVSMSRETTFERDLHAVRDRALLGQIFTELCEQVAQDLRKDGYLGRTIGIKLRYEDFKIVTRDHTIAEPTQDAAQIRRIAGLCLRRAPLDKRLRLLGVRVGSLLKGEEARLRTNLGRNPHMASLF, from the coding sequence ATGGACGCGTTCTACGCGTCGGTCGAGCTGCTGCGCTACCCCCAGCTCAGGGGCCTGCCGGTGGTCATCGGCGGCGCCGCCACCGAGCAGGACCGGGCGCGCAGTCTGGCCCATGCGGGGCGGCTGCACGAGATACCGCTGGCCGCCTTTCCCCGTCTGGCCAGCTACGCCGGGCGCGGCGTGATCACCACCGCCACCTACCCGGCGCGCGCCTTTGGCATCGGTTCGGCCATGGGCATGATGAAGGCCGCGCGCCTGTGCCCGCAGGCGCTGGTGCTGCCCGTGGACTTCGCCGAATACCGGCGCTGGTCGCGCCGCTTCAAGGAAGTCGTCGTCTCCATCGCGCCGGTGATGGAAGACCGCGGCGTCGATGAGGTCTACATCGACCTGAGCGCTCTGCCCGAGGCCCAGATCGAGGGCGGGCGCGTGCTGGCGCGGCGCTTGCAGCAGCGCATCTTGGAGGCCACCGGGCTGGGCTGCTCGATCGGCGTGGCGCCCAACAAGCTGATCGCCAAGATGGCCAGCGAGTTCGAAAAACCCAACGGCATTGCCATCGTGCAGCCCGAAGACCTGCAGACGCGCATCTGGCCGCTGGCCTGCCGCAAGATCCATGGCGTGGGCCCCAAGACCGATGCGCGCCTGCAGGGCCACGGCATCCGCACCATCGGCGAGCTGGCCGCGCGCCCGCGAGCCTGGCTGCTGGCGCACTTCGGCGCGGCGCACGGCGCCTGGCTGCACGACGCCGCCTGGGGGCGCGACGAGCGCCCCGTGGTCACCGAAAGCGAGCCGGTGAGCATGAGCCGCGAAACCACCTTCGAGCGCGACCTGCACGCGGTGCGCGACCGGGCGCTGCTCGGGCAGATCTTTACCGAGCTGTGCGAGCAGGTGGCGCAAGACCTGCGCAAGGACGGCTACCTGGGGCGCACCATAGGCATTAAGCTGCGCTACGAGGACTTCAAGATCGTCACGCGCGACCACACCATCGCCGAGCCCACGCAAGACGCCGCGCAGATCCGGCGCATTGCGGGGCTGTGCCTGAGGCGGGCGCCGCTGGACAAGCGGTTGCGGCTGCTGGGGGTGCGGGTGGGGTCGCTGTTGAAGGGCGAGGAGGCAAGATTGCGGACAAATTTAGGGAGAAATCCCCATATGGCCTCGTTGTTCTGA
- a CDS encoding alpha-hydroxy acid oxidase translates to MPTLAKMTCIEDLRVVAQSRVPRMFYDYADSGSWTESTYRANERELQRIQFRQRVAVNMEGRSTATTLVGHKSAMPVCIAPVGLTGMQWADGEIHAARAAEKFGVPFTLSTMSICSIEDIAEHTSSDLLFWFQLYMMRDREAMARMIARARDAGCSALVLTLDLQVIGQRHKDIKNGLTAPPRPTLANIVNLMTKPRWCLAMARTRRHSFRNLVGHVKGVSDMKSLAAWTNEQFDPRLSWADIDWVRQQWGGKLILKGIMEADDARLAAEHGADAIVVSNHGGRQLDGAPASIEALPAIVDAVGDRLEVWMDGGIRSGQDVLRAWALGAKGTMVGRAMVYGLGAFGEAGVSKALAIIQRELDVSMAFCGHTNIQNVDRSILVPGTYPVAPT, encoded by the coding sequence ATGCCTACCCTTGCGAAGATGACCTGCATCGAGGACCTGCGGGTCGTTGCGCAAAGCCGCGTGCCGCGCATGTTCTACGACTATGCCGACTCCGGCTCGTGGACCGAGAGCACCTACCGCGCCAACGAGCGCGAGCTGCAGCGCATCCAGTTCCGCCAGCGCGTGGCGGTGAACATGGAAGGGCGCAGCACCGCCACCACCCTGGTCGGCCACAAGAGCGCGATGCCGGTGTGCATCGCCCCCGTCGGCCTCACCGGCATGCAGTGGGCCGACGGCGAAATCCACGCGGCGCGCGCGGCCGAGAAGTTCGGCGTTCCGTTCACGCTCTCGACCATGAGCATCTGCTCGATCGAGGACATCGCCGAGCACACCAGCTCCGACCTGCTCTTCTGGTTCCAGCTCTACATGATGCGCGACCGCGAGGCCATGGCGCGCATGATCGCCCGCGCGCGCGACGCCGGCTGCAGCGCGCTGGTGCTGACCCTGGACCTGCAGGTGATAGGCCAGCGCCACAAGGACATCAAGAACGGCCTGACCGCGCCGCCGCGCCCCACGCTGGCCAACATCGTCAACCTCATGACCAAGCCGCGCTGGTGCCTGGCGATGGCGCGCACGCGCCGGCACAGCTTTCGCAACCTCGTTGGGCACGTCAAGGGCGTGTCCGACATGAAGTCGCTTGCCGCCTGGACCAACGAGCAGTTCGACCCGCGCCTGTCCTGGGCCGACATCGACTGGGTGCGCCAGCAGTGGGGCGGCAAGCTCATCCTCAAGGGCATCATGGAAGCCGATGACGCACGGCTGGCGGCTGAGCACGGGGCGGACGCCATCGTCGTGTCCAACCACGGCGGACGCCAGCTCGACGGCGCGCCCGCCAGCATCGAGGCGCTGCCGGCCATCGTCGACGCGGTGGGCGATCGGCTCGAAGTGTGGATGGACGGCGGCATCCGCAGCGGCCAGGACGTGCTGCGCGCCTGGGCGCTGGGGGCCAAGGGCACCATGGTGGGGCGGGCGATGGTCTACGGACTGGGCGCGTTCGGCGAGGCGGGGGTGAGCAAGGCGCTGGCCATCATCCAGCGGGAGCTGGACGTGAGCATGGCGTTCTGCGGCCACACCAACATCCAGAACGTGGACCGCTCCATCCTGGTGCCGGGCACTTACCCGGTAGCGCCGACTTAA
- a CDS encoding MDR family oxidoreductase encodes MFQGIWIDKEDGQYRACLRGITKEQLPEGDVTVRVSHSTLNYKDALAITGKSPVVRQFPMVPGIDFAGVVETSSHPDYKSGDSVVLNGWGVGEKHWGGLAEFARVSGDWLVPLQAPFSLRQAMGIGTAGYTAMLCVMALERHGLTPDGGPVVVTGAAGGVGSVAVAVLARLGYEVSAVTGRPEQADYLTRLGARHIVERASLSAPGKPLAREQWAGAIDVAGGYVLANVCAAMCYRGVVAACGLASGMDFPATVAPFILRGVTLAGVDSVMAPRAERLQAWKRLASDLDVTLLEAITQEVPLARVLELAPQMLEGKVRGRVVVAVRG; translated from the coding sequence ATGTTTCAAGGGATCTGGATCGACAAGGAAGACGGCCAGTACCGGGCCTGCCTGCGCGGCATCACCAAGGAGCAGTTGCCAGAGGGCGACGTGACGGTGCGCGTGAGCCATTCCACGCTGAACTACAAGGACGCGCTGGCGATCACCGGCAAATCGCCGGTGGTGCGCCAGTTCCCGATGGTGCCGGGCATCGATTTTGCGGGGGTGGTCGAGACCTCGTCCCACCCCGACTACAAGAGCGGCGACTCGGTGGTGCTCAATGGCTGGGGCGTGGGCGAGAAGCACTGGGGCGGGCTGGCCGAGTTCGCGCGCGTGAGCGGTGACTGGCTGGTGCCGCTGCAGGCGCCGTTTTCGCTGCGCCAGGCCATGGGCATAGGCACGGCGGGCTACACCGCCATGCTGTGCGTGATGGCGCTGGAGCGCCATGGCCTCACGCCGGACGGCGGCCCGGTGGTGGTCACCGGCGCGGCTGGCGGCGTGGGCAGCGTGGCGGTGGCGGTGCTGGCCCGGCTGGGCTATGAAGTCAGTGCGGTGACCGGCCGCCCCGAGCAGGCCGACTACCTCACGCGCCTGGGCGCGCGCCACATCGTCGAGCGCGCCTCCCTGAGCGCTCCGGGCAAGCCGCTGGCGCGCGAGCAGTGGGCCGGCGCGATCGACGTGGCCGGCGGCTACGTGCTGGCCAACGTCTGCGCCGCCATGTGCTACCGCGGCGTGGTGGCGGCCTGCGGCCTGGCCTCGGGCATGGATTTTCCGGCGACGGTGGCGCCCTTCATCCTGCGCGGCGTGACGCTGGCCGGGGTGGACAGCGTGATGGCGCCGCGCGCCGAGCGCCTGCAGGCCTGGAAGCGCCTGGCCAGCGACCTGGACGTGACGCTGCTGGAGGCCATCACCCAGGAGGTGCCGCTGGCGCGCGTGCTCGAGCTTGCGCCGCAGATGCTCGAGGGCAAGGTGCGCGGGCGCGTGGTCGTCGCGGTGCGCGGCTGA
- a CDS encoding 3-deoxy-7-phosphoheptulonate synthase, with the protein MNPPSSKNETWQYGSATTSATDDQRIQEIAVLPPPEHLIRFFPIRATPVETLIADTRRRIHRILRGEDDRLLVVIGPCSIHNPQAALDYARKLQAVRAQYQGELEIVMRVYFEKPRTTVGWKGLINDPYLDGSYRIDEGLRIARELLIDINRLGVPAASELLDTISPQYIGDLISWGAIGARTTESQVHRELASGMSAPIGFKNGTDGNVRIATDAIQSASRGHHFLSVHKNGQVAIVHTAGNQDCHVILRGGKEPNYDAASVASACESLVAAGLTPSLMIDASHANSRKQHERQVEVVGDIAGQVAAGSRSIFGVMIESALVEGAQKFTPGKDDPRQLVYGQSITDACLGWDDSLGCLQTLAEAVAARRAGTTAAQEEALATA; encoded by the coding sequence ATGAACCCCCCCAGCAGCAAGAACGAGACCTGGCAGTACGGCAGCGCCACCACCAGTGCCACCGACGACCAACGCATCCAGGAAATTGCCGTGCTGCCCCCGCCAGAACATTTGATCCGCTTCTTCCCCATCCGCGCCACGCCCGTGGAAACCCTGATCGCGGACACGCGCCGGCGCATCCACCGCATCCTGCGCGGCGAGGACGACCGCCTGCTGGTCGTCATCGGCCCCTGCTCCATCCACAACCCCCAGGCTGCGCTGGACTACGCGCGCAAACTGCAGGCGGTGCGCGCGCAGTACCAGGGCGAACTGGAGATCGTGATGCGGGTGTACTTCGAAAAGCCCCGCACCACGGTGGGCTGGAAGGGCCTGATCAACGACCCCTACCTGGACGGCAGCTACCGCATCGACGAGGGCCTGCGCATCGCGCGCGAGCTGCTCATCGACATCAACCGCCTGGGCGTGCCGGCCGCCAGCGAGCTGCTGGACACCATCAGCCCGCAGTACATCGGCGACCTGATCAGCTGGGGCGCCATCGGTGCGCGCACGACGGAAAGCCAGGTGCACCGCGAACTGGCCTCGGGCATGTCCGCGCCCATAGGTTTCAAGAACGGCACCGACGGCAACGTGCGCATCGCCACCGACGCGATCCAGTCCGCCAGCCGCGGCCACCACTTCCTGTCGGTGCACAAGAACGGCCAGGTGGCCATCGTGCACACCGCCGGCAACCAGGACTGCCACGTGATCCTGCGCGGTGGCAAGGAGCCCAACTACGACGCGGCCAGCGTCGCCTCGGCCTGCGAATCGCTGGTGGCCGCGGGCCTCACGCCTTCGCTGATGATCGACGCCAGCCACGCCAACAGCCGCAAGCAGCACGAGCGCCAGGTCGAGGTGGTGGGCGACATCGCCGGTCAGGTGGCCGCGGGCTCGCGCAGCATCTTCGGCGTGATGATCGAGAGCGCGCTGGTGGAGGGCGCGCAGAAGTTCACCCCGGGCAAGGACGACCCGCGCCAGCTGGTCTACGGCCAGAGCATCACCGATGCCTGCCTGGGCTGGGACGATTCGCTGGGCTGCCTGCAGACCCTGGCCGAAGCCGTGGCGGCGCGCCGTGCCGGGACCACGGCGGCGCAAGAAGAAGCGCTGGCCACCGCTTGA
- the tldD gene encoding metalloprotease TldD, with protein MISREPTMERLATARALLLEPFGLDERHLAQALAEIRAHRVDDADLYFQYTRSEGWSLEEGIVKTGSFSIDQGVGVRAVSGEKTAFAYSDDISLASLLDAARTVRTIGSAGAARRVKLPAPKMARSRALYPGLDPIASLGSADKVQLLERAERAARARDPRVVQVMAGLASEYDVVLVARADGTLAADVRPLVRLSITVIAEHKGRREIGSAGGGGRFGLAYFSDEQVARYVDEAVDAALVNLESRPAPAGEMNVVLGPGWPGVLLHEAVGHGLEGDFNRKGSSAFTGRIGERVAARGVTVLDDGTMADRRGSLNVDDEGYPTQKNVLIEDGILKGYMQDALNARLMGAARTGNGRRESYAHVPMPRMTNTYMLAGDKDPGEIVASIRKGLYATNFGGGQVDITSGKFVFSASQAWWVENGKLLYPVKGATLVGSGPDALKRVRMVGNDLELDSGVGTCGKEGQSVPVGVGMPTVRIDALTVGGTA; from the coding sequence ATGATTTCACGTGAACCGACGATGGAGCGCCTGGCCACGGCCCGCGCGCTCTTGCTTGAGCCCTTCGGGCTCGACGAGCGCCACCTGGCGCAGGCCCTGGCCGAGATCCGCGCGCACCGCGTGGACGACGCGGACCTGTACTTCCAGTACACGCGCAGCGAGGGCTGGAGCCTGGAGGAGGGTATCGTCAAGACCGGATCCTTCTCCATCGACCAGGGCGTGGGCGTGCGCGCCGTGAGCGGCGAGAAGACGGCGTTTGCCTATTCGGACGATATTTCGCTGGCTTCGCTGCTGGATGCGGCGCGCACCGTGCGCACCATAGGCAGCGCCGGGGCCGCGCGGCGCGTGAAGCTGCCGGCGCCCAAAATGGCGCGCAGCCGCGCCCTCTACCCTGGCCTGGACCCCATCGCCAGCCTGGGCAGCGCCGACAAGGTGCAGCTGCTCGAGCGCGCCGAACGCGCCGCGCGCGCCCGCGACCCGCGCGTGGTGCAGGTCATGGCGGGCCTGGCCAGCGAATACGACGTGGTGCTGGTGGCGCGCGCCGACGGCACCCTGGCGGCCGACGTGCGCCCGCTGGTGCGCCTGTCCATCACCGTGATTGCCGAACACAAGGGGCGGCGCGAAATCGGCTCGGCCGGCGGCGGCGGGCGCTTCGGGCTGGCGTACTTCAGCGACGAGCAGGTGGCGCGCTACGTGGACGAAGCCGTCGATGCGGCGCTGGTCAACCTGGAGTCGCGCCCCGCGCCGGCGGGCGAGATGAACGTCGTGCTCGGCCCCGGCTGGCCGGGCGTGCTGCTGCACGAGGCCGTGGGCCACGGGCTGGAGGGCGACTTCAACCGCAAGGGTTCGAGCGCCTTCACCGGCCGCATCGGCGAGCGCGTGGCGGCCAGGGGAGTGACGGTGCTGGACGACGGCACCATGGCCGATCGCCGCGGCTCGCTCAACGTGGACGACGAGGGCTACCCGACGCAGAAGAACGTGCTGATCGAGGACGGCATCCTCAAGGGCTACATGCAGGACGCGCTCAACGCCCGGCTGATGGGCGCGGCGCGCACCGGCAACGGCCGGCGCGAGAGCTACGCCCACGTACCCATGCCGCGCATGACCAACACCTACATGCTGGCGGGCGACAAGGACCCGGGCGAGATCGTCGCCAGCATCAGGAAGGGCCTGTACGCCACCAACTTCGGCGGCGGGCAGGTGGACATCACCAGCGGCAAGTTCGTGTTTTCCGCCAGCCAGGCCTGGTGGGTGGAAAACGGCAAGCTGCTCTACCCGGTCAAGGGCGCGACGCTGGTGGGCAGCGGCCCCGACGCGCTCAAGCGGGTGCGCATGGTAGGCAATGACCTTGAGCTCGATAGCGGCGTGGGCACCTGCGGCAAGGAAGGCCAGAGCGTGCCCGTCGGCGTGGGCATGCCGACGGTGCGCATCGATGCCCTGACCGTGGGCGGCACCGCATGA
- the rodA gene encoding rod shape-determining protein RodA, translating into MPPTTFDKPTLLQRIVPLFRGFDLLALALVLALMGIGLVAMYSSGYDYGHRFADHMRNLLLALGILFVVAQVPPQKLMALAVPVYVVAVALLVAVALFGITKKGAQRWINLGVVMQPSEFMKIAMPLMLAWWFQRREGQLRALDFAVAALLLAVPVALIMKQPDLGTALLVLAAGLSVIFFAGLSWKLVLPPLILGGLGIAALVWFEPSLCAEGVNWPLLHDYQQQRVCTLLDPSRDPLGKGFHIIQGMIAIGSGGLWGKGFMSGTQTHLEFIPERTTDFIFAAFSEEFGLVGNLVLIACFLLLVWRGLAIAAGATTLFARLMAAAISVIFFAYAFVNMGMVSGILPVVGVPLPFISYGGTAAVTLGVALGVLLSIARAARQEPEGLPAPL; encoded by the coding sequence GTGCCCCCCACCACGTTCGACAAACCCACGCTGCTGCAGCGCATCGTGCCGCTGTTTCGCGGTTTCGATCTGCTGGCGCTGGCCCTGGTGCTGGCATTGATGGGCATAGGGCTGGTGGCCATGTATTCGTCGGGCTACGACTACGGCCATCGCTTTGCCGACCATATGCGCAACCTGCTGCTGGCGCTGGGCATCCTGTTCGTCGTCGCGCAGGTGCCGCCGCAGAAACTCATGGCTCTGGCGGTGCCGGTCTACGTGGTGGCGGTGGCACTGCTGGTGGCGGTGGCGCTGTTCGGCATCACCAAGAAGGGGGCGCAGCGCTGGATCAACCTGGGCGTGGTGATGCAGCCCAGCGAGTTCATGAAGATCGCCATGCCGCTGATGCTCGCCTGGTGGTTCCAGCGCCGCGAGGGGCAGCTCAGGGCGCTCGATTTTGCCGTGGCCGCGCTGCTGCTGGCGGTGCCCGTGGCCTTGATCATGAAGCAGCCCGACCTGGGCACGGCGCTGCTGGTGCTGGCCGCCGGGCTGTCGGTGATCTTCTTTGCCGGCCTGTCCTGGAAACTGGTACTGCCGCCGCTGATTCTGGGGGGGCTGGGCATCGCGGCGCTGGTGTGGTTCGAGCCCAGCCTGTGCGCCGAGGGCGTGAACTGGCCGCTGCTGCACGACTACCAGCAGCAGCGCGTGTGCACGCTGCTGGACCCTTCGCGCGATCCGCTGGGCAAGGGCTTTCACATCATCCAGGGCATGATCGCCATCGGCTCGGGCGGGCTCTGGGGCAAGGGCTTCATGTCGGGCACGCAGACCCACCTGGAATTCATCCCCGAGCGCACCACCGACTTCATCTTCGCGGCGTTTTCCGAGGAATTCGGCCTGGTGGGCAACCTGGTGCTGATCGCCTGCTTCCTGCTGCTGGTCTGGCGCGGGCTGGCGATTGCCGCCGGCGCCACGACCCTGTTTGCGCGCCTCATGGCGGCGGCCATTTCCGTCATCTTCTTTGCCTATGCCTTCGTCAACATGGGCATGGTCAGCGGCATCCTGCCGGTGGTGGGCGTGCCGCTGCCCTTCATCAGCTATGGCGGCACGGCCGCCGTCACGCTGGGGGTGGCGCTGGGGGTGTTGCTGTCCATTGCCAGGGCGGCGCGCCAGGAACCCGAAGGCCTGCCGGCGCCTCTGTAG
- a CDS encoding GGDEF domain-containing protein gives MRDTFRTPEDDGPGRDGLADARWRIRRWDGEFADPAVEQEYLVHAQTFMARQLLLVLWTWLAMMLLFAALDWAALGWSAGFAKLAALRAGGAACFLGLIAAVRRRPMLAARGRAVSVLLGLSILGYLFVFSVRPQISLWVYGMVPLLLFMLFSFVPNRLRYSLALALATAVCMVPMVAWVHGWAAREQLILALVLVWPVVLGYFTMRRMQTLQRTQYALGETLKRQAAIDPLTGLFNRRELRLRAAQEVARARREGAPLSLMMIDLDHFKQLNDRHGHAAGDAALKAVATLARWVFREPDLVFRVGGEEFIVLLPESDLAGAARAAERFVQRLRTLALPFDGQPLPVRATLGVASLGGQDLQGLMRMADRALYAGKQAGRDCVMLAHADGRLQPLRASGQAAPCAEVQGDAA, from the coding sequence GTGCGTGACACCTTCCGGACGCCGGAGGACGACGGCCCTGGCCGGGACGGCCTGGCCGATGCGCGCTGGCGCATCCGCCGCTGGGATGGCGAGTTCGCCGATCCGGCGGTCGAGCAGGAATACCTCGTCCACGCCCAGACCTTCATGGCCCGGCAGCTGCTGCTGGTGCTCTGGACCTGGCTCGCGATGATGCTTTTGTTCGCCGCGCTGGACTGGGCGGCGCTGGGCTGGTCGGCCGGCTTTGCCAAGCTGGCCGCGCTGCGCGCGGGGGGCGCCGCCTGCTTTCTCGGCCTGATCGCGGCGGTACGTCGCCGGCCCATGCTGGCCGCGCGCGGCAGGGCGGTGTCGGTGCTGCTGGGGCTGAGCATCCTCGGCTATCTGTTCGTGTTCAGCGTGCGCCCGCAGATTTCGCTCTGGGTCTATGGCATGGTGCCGTTGCTGCTGTTCATGCTGTTTTCCTTCGTGCCCAACCGCCTGCGCTATTCCCTGGCGCTGGCCCTTGCCACCGCGGTTTGCATGGTGCCCATGGTGGCCTGGGTGCATGGCTGGGCCGCGCGCGAGCAACTCATCCTGGCGCTGGTGCTCGTCTGGCCCGTCGTGCTGGGTTACTTCACCATGCGGCGCATGCAGACCCTGCAGCGCACCCAGTATGCGCTGGGCGAAACCCTGAAGCGCCAGGCGGCCATTGATCCGCTGACCGGCCTGTTCAACCGCCGCGAATTGCGCCTGCGCGCGGCGCAGGAGGTGGCGCGCGCCCGGCGCGAGGGGGCGCCGCTGTCGCTGATGATGATCGACCTGGACCACTTCAAGCAGCTCAATGACCGCCACGGCCACGCGGCGGGCGATGCGGCCCTGAAGGCGGTGGCGACGCTCGCGCGCTGGGTGTTTCGTGAGCCCGATCTGGTTTTTCGCGTCGGCGGGGAAGAGTTCATCGTGTTGCTCCCCGAGAGCGATCTGGCCGGCGCCGCGCGTGCGGCCGAGCGCTTCGTGCAGCGCCTGCGCACGCTGGCATTGCCCTTCGACGGCCAGCCGCTGCCGGTGCGCGCCACGCTGGGGGTCGCGAGCCTGGGCGGCCAGGACCTGCAGGGCCTGATGCGCATGGCCGACCGCGCCCTTTACGCGGGCAAGCAGGCCGGGCGCGACTGCGTGATGCTGGCGCATGCCGACGGCAGGCTGCAGCCGCTGCGCGCAAGCGGGCAGGCTGCGCCGTGCGCAGAGGTGCAGGGCGACGCCGCCTGA
- a CDS encoding YqiA/YcfP family alpha/beta fold hydrolase yields MTTTHLLYLHGFRSSPQSTKARMVAAAVAARHPGVSLWCPQLPPSPAAAMDKLLQGVRHWPGAAMAVIGSSLGGYYASRVAHEKRCASVLLNPAVDPARDLARHIGEQAQWHDPQQHFFFAPRYIDELRALDLRGQPPAGPELLLAARGDEVLDWREMLARYPQARQIVLEGGDHALSNFADWLDEVLAFCRLA; encoded by the coding sequence ATGACCACCACCCATCTGCTGTATCTGCACGGCTTTCGCTCCTCGCCGCAGTCCACCAAGGCCCGCATGGTGGCCGCCGCGGTGGCGGCGCGCCATCCGGGCGTGAGCCTGTGGTGCCCGCAGCTGCCGCCTTCGCCCGCGGCGGCCATGGACAAGCTGCTGCAGGGCGTGCGCCACTGGCCGGGCGCGGCGATGGCGGTGATCGGCTCTTCGCTCGGCGGCTACTACGCCAGCCGCGTGGCGCACGAGAAGCGCTGCGCGAGCGTGCTGCTGAACCCGGCGGTGGACCCGGCGCGCGACCTGGCGCGCCACATCGGCGAACAGGCCCAGTGGCACGACCCGCAGCAGCACTTCTTCTTCGCCCCGCGCTACATCGACGAGCTGCGTGCGCTCGACCTGCGCGGCCAGCCGCCCGCCGGGCCCGAGCTGCTGCTTGCCGCCCGCGGCGACGAGGTGCTGGACTGGCGCGAGATGCTTGCGCGCTACCCGCAGGCGCGCCAGATCGTGCTCGAGGGCGGCGACCACGCGCTGTCCAACTTTGCCGACTGGCTGGACGAAGTGCTGGCCTTTTGCCGCCTGGCCTGA